GTCACCCCAGTATCTCGAGAATAGAGGACGGCCGGTCGGGCTGGCCGATCTCGCGGAACACGACGGCGTCTTTGGTCCTGGCGCGTCTGGCCGTAGGGGCTGGATGATCCTTGACGGTCAAGCCGAGAAACCCCTGACCGTCGTCGAACGGTTCAACGTCGGCTCCGCGGAGGGCGTCATCGCGATGGCCAAGGCAGGCCTCGGCATCGCGGTCGCGTCCGCCTGGATGTGCCGAGCCGAACTGGCGGCAGGATCCCTGACGCCGATCCTTTCCGACTTCCCCCTCGCGCCCGCCGAAGTGCATGCGGTCTTCCCGGCGGGCCGGCAACCGTCGCGAAAGGTCAGGGCTTTGACGGACTACCTCGCCGAGGCGCTAAAGAGCGATCCGTGAGCGCTCGTCGGTCGCCGCTACCTCGCAGCGCAAGCGCGAAGCAGACCTTCCCAATGCCCGGCTAGGGTCGAAAGCCCGCCCCTAGCCCACCGCCGTCACCAGCCAGCACGCGCCGGTCATCGGCACGACGCCGTCCCGCACTTCGTCTCGCAGGCGTTCGGCCACGGCGTCGGTGACCCTGGCGCGGGTCGCTTCGTCTTCACGGCGCAGGATCGGGCCCAGGGAACCCAGCTCCAGGCTCAGCACCATCAGTTCGTCGAAGCTCAGCGGCATGGGGGCGTCCAGCGGCGTGATGGCGATGTCGCGCCAGCCGCTGCGGTCGAGCACGCCGCGCACGCGGTCGGGATCGGCGAAGGCGAAGCGGCCCGGACCGTCGCCGGGCGGCGGCGGAGGCTCGGACAGCAAGGGCGCGGCGACCTGTAGTGGGATCTGCGACAGCGGGTTCTCGGCGGGGCCGCGCCAGCAGGCGAACACCAAGGCGCCGCCCGGCTTCAGCGCGCGCCGCAGGTTCGCGAAGGCCGCGTCGGGGTCCGGGAAGAACATCACGCCGAACCGCGACAGGATCGCGTCGAACGCGCCCGCCTCGAAGGCGTGATCCTGGGCGTCGGCCTCGATGAACTGGGCCTGGGGCAAGTCCTGGGCCTCCGCTCGCTGGCGCGCCAGGTTCAGCAGCGGGCCCGACACGTCGACGCCGACGCAGGATCCCGCCGGGCCCAGGCGGCGCGCCATGTCCAGGGTGGTCGCGCCGGCCCCGCAGCCGACGTCGAGCACGCGCTTGCCCGGTCCGGGATCGGCCCGCGCGACCACCGCCTCGCCGATCGGGGCGTTCAGCCGGTCCAGCAGGTCCTGGGAGCGCACCCAGACCTCGCCGCCTTCGGCGTTCCAGAAGCTGGCGGTCATCGCTGTTCGGGTGTCTTGGCGGGTCATGGAAGTCTCCGGAGCGTTGCGGATTTCGGCACGCCGCCGCATTGTGCAAGTTCAAGTCGACTTGAGGTCAAGCATGTTCGATATCGACATCGCCGAACTGGCGCGCCGGTCGGGCGTGCGGGCCTCGGCGCTGCGCTATTACGAGGACAAGGGGCTGATCGTGTCGACCGGGCGGCGCGGTTTGAAGCGCCTGTTCAATCCGTCGACCGTAGAGCGCCTGTCGCTGATCGCCCTGGGCCAGGCCTCGGGCTTCTCGCTCGACGAGATCGCGGCGATGCTGACGGGCGCGCCGAACCTCGACAAGCGCCAGCTCCAGGCCAAGGCCGCCGAGCTGGACCGGCGCATCGCGGACCTCGGCCGGCTGCGCGACGGCCTGCTGCACGCGGTGGCCTGCACCGCGCCCAGCCTGATGGATTGCCCGCGCTTCCGCGGCATCGCCCGCCTGGCCGGACGCCAGGCCGCCGCCCAGCCCTCGCGCCGCCGGTTCCGAGCTGAGCCGGCCTAGACGCCGGCCAGCG
The window above is part of the Caulobacter soli genome. Proteins encoded here:
- a CDS encoding class I SAM-dependent methyltransferase; protein product: MTRQDTRTAMTASFWNAEGGEVWVRSQDLLDRLNAPIGEAVVARADPGPGKRVLDVGCGAGATTLDMARRLGPAGSCVGVDVSGPLLNLARQRAEAQDLPQAQFIEADAQDHAFEAGAFDAILSRFGVMFFPDPDAAFANLRRALKPGGALVFACWRGPAENPLSQIPLQVAAPLLSEPPPPPGDGPGRFAFADPDRVRGVLDRSGWRDIAITPLDAPMPLSFDELMVLSLELGSLGPILRREDEATRARVTDAVAERLRDEVRDGVVPMTGACWLVTAVG
- a CDS encoding helix-turn-helix domain-containing protein, whose translation is MFDIDIAELARRSGVRASALRYYEDKGLIVSTGRRGLKRLFNPSTVERLSLIALGQASGFSLDEIAAMLTGAPNLDKRQLQAKAAELDRRIADLGRLRDGLLHAVACTAPSLMDCPRFRGIARLAGRQAAAQPSRRRFRAEPA